In the genome of Ptychodera flava strain L36383 chromosome 13, AS_Pfla_20210202, whole genome shotgun sequence, one region contains:
- the LOC139147446 gene encoding T-cell immunomodulatory protein-like produces the protein MDHVVNIAIFLLLSIFVTTRGTQIIPGTTPSFKDITSSVFQGSADGVVAAYGDFNNDKKPDVFVITEQGHKVNLWMWVETSKTVPGSSPSVLQKSDKVVISTKTNDSVVTSVVPGDYNGDSMMDLLITTKPNNKAKDLSVPTSAFIYWGNYLTLSIDPDPTVVSEDLYDQPHVMDFNADMIPDLFGATSNGDRYFWTGNSTDRKAIGPIPFNSVTNITTGSTLLKLRKPHSHSFVDMNGDFGADLLVTAADDSGVPKYESWFNVKGNLKWDGAHLPDLPIANPAHVGQSVFVDMDMNGKMDHVVPLCEDEKCTSSSIYVKPFGQKEWVLLAKEFKGAGSSWGFIPPEDNSLVTSTVPIMLWVGDYTLDGYMDAMAIMRNGTDSKASKKIILLENIACTSSDADVCQQGGRTFRVDIEEGIMNIDNPVLTSFCDFYDDGALDIIVTTMTGPNTQPLIHALQNNLHEDASFVKVNVLSGLCFGDCPNGIEPYGVNQPGPMIRYQTTDPDGNQQFCAAGQLSQSAYFSLQQPFVLMGLGQTPNFIDYLTVGIPFTDTPKKHTWTQLIPNSQLIAIPYPPDDPSKWTSKLLVRPSPLIYMTAGVLGATMLFIGAVVGILHWREKREDKEEKRQESHRFHFDAM, from the exons ATGGACCACGTagtaaatattgcaatatttctcTTGTTATCTATATTTGTAACGACAAGAGGGACGCAGATCATTCCCGGTACCACGCCATCATTCAAAGACATCACTAGTTCGGTTTTTCAGGGTTCTGCCGACGGCGTGGTAGCTGCCTATGGCGACTTCAACAATGATAAAAAACCCGACGTTTTCGTTATCACGGAACAGG GTCACAAGGTCAATTTATGGATGTGGGTAGAAACTAGTAAGACTGTCCCTGGCAGCTCACCCAGTGTATTGCAAAAAAGTGACAAAGTAGTCATCTCAACAAAAAC CAATGACAGTGTTGTAACCAGTGTTGTACCAGGAGATTACAACGGCGACTCCATGATGGATTTGTTGATCACAACGAAACCCAACAATAAAGCCAAAGATCTGTCAGTTCCTACATCTGCCTTCATATACTGGGGCAATTATCTGACACTTTCCATTG ATCCAGATCCAACAGTTGTGTCAGAAGATCTCTATGACCAACCTCATGTTATGGA TTTCAATGCCGACATGATCCCAGACTTGTTTGGTGCTACATCGAATGGAGACAGATACTTCTGGACAGGAAACAG cacTGACAGAAAGGCCATCGGACCCATTCCTTTCAATAGTGTAACCAACATTACCACAGGGAGCACTCTGTTGAAGCTGAGAAAACCTCACTCACACAGTTTTGTTGATATGAATGGAGACTTTGGTGCTGATCTCCTTGTCACAGCGGCTGATGATTCAGGTGTGCCTAAATATGAAAGCTGGTTCAACGTGAAAGGCAACCTGAAGTGGGATGGAGCCCATCTGCCTGACCTACCAATTGCCAACCCGGCTCATGTTGGGCAGTCAGTGTTTGTTGATATGG ATATGAATGGGAAGATGGATCATGTTGTACCACTATGTGAAGATGAAAAATGCACATCAAGTTCTATTTATGTAAAACCGTTTGGTCAAAAGGAG TGGGTGCTATTGGCTAAAGAGTTCAAAGGAGCCGGCAGCAGCTGGGGCTTTATTCCACCAGAAGATAATTCATTGGTTACGTCAACAGTTCCCATCATGCTCTGGGTTGGTGACTACACCCTAGATGGATATATGGATGCCATGGCGATCATGAGAAATGGCACTGATAG CAAAGCTTCCAAAAAGATAATCCTTCTGGAGAATATCGCCTGTACATCTTCCGATGCAGATGTCTGCCAGCAAGGTGGCCGTACGTTTCGAGTTGACATTGAAGAAGGAATCATGAACATAGACAACCCAGTACTGACTTCATTTTGTGATTTCTATGACGAT GGTGCTTTGGACATTATCGTGACTACAATGACAGGACCAAATACACAGCCTCTCATACATGCCTTGCAGAACAATCTCCATGAAGATGCAAGTTTTGTGAAAGTCAACG TGCTGAGTGGTTTATGCTTCGGTGACTGTCCCAATGGAATTGAG CCGTATGGAGTAAATCAGCCTGGACCAATGATCCGCTATCAGACAACTGATCCAGATGGCAACCAGCAGTTCTGTGCAG CTGGACAGCTTTCACAGTCGGCGTATTTCTCCCTTCAACAACCCTTTGTTCTGATGGGGCTTGGACAGACTCCCAATTTTATAGACTATCTCACAGTTGGTATCCCATTCACTGAT ACTCCCAAGAAGCACACCTGGACACAGCTGATTCCAAATTCCCAGTTGATAGCTATTCCTTATCCACCGGATGATCCAAGCAA ATGGACAAGCAAACTGCTGGTTAGGCCCAGCCCGTTGATTTACATGACGGCTGGTGTTTTAGGGGCGACGATGCTGTTCATCGGAGCAGTTGTCGGGATATTACATTGGCGGGAAAAG CGGGAAGACAAAGAAGAAAAACGTCAGGAGTCCCATCGCTTTCATTTTGACGCCATGTAA
- the LOC139147447 gene encoding histone H3-like encodes MARTKQTARKSTGGKAPRKQLATKAARKSAPATGGVKKPHRYRPGTVALREIRRYQKSTELLIRKLPFQRLIREIAQDFKTDLRFQSSAVLALQEAAEAYLVGLFEDTNLCAIHAKRVTIMPKDIQLARRIRGERA; translated from the exons ATGGCACGCACAAAGCAAACAGCCCGAAAGTCAACCGGAGGAAAGGCACCAAGGAAGCAGCTGGCAACCAAAGCCGCCCGCAAGAGTGCACCAGCTACCGGGGGAGTCAAGAAACCACATCGATACAGGCCCG GCACAGTCGCCCTGCGTGAAATCCGTCGCTACCAGAAAAGCACAGAACTCCTGATTCGCAAACTACCATTCCAGAGGCTCATCAGGGAAATTGCCCAAGACTTCAAGACTGATCTAAGATTCCAGAGTTCGGCGGTACTCGCTCTCCAAGAAGCGGCGGAAGCTTACTTGGTGGGTCTGTTTGAGGACACTAACTTGTGCGCCATCCACGCCAAGAGGGTAACCATCATGCCCAAGGACATACAACTCGCAAGGCGAATTCGCGGAGAACGTGCATAA
- the LOC139147451 gene encoding transmembrane protein 42-like, which translates to MLGFSLAVSAGLCAAMASVCAKLAMASDAVAQLCIASKLKYDILDIVIPDCESIALYLRFLCFAMIFLFNAMMWTLFVKSLRKCSSSLEATLINTATNFFVSGVMGQMLFGETMSLLWWFGASLIVIGLLFVHRGTAASEESSEESAKAKSE; encoded by the exons ATGTTAGGATTCTCCCTAGCCGTTAGCGCTGGCCTGTGTGCAGCAATGGCCTCTGTTTGTGCCAAGCTAGCAATGGCTTCTGATGCAGTTGCACAGCTTTGTATAGCGAGCAAACTGAAGTATGACATTCTTGACATTGTCATTCCGGACTGTGAATCG ATAGCGCTGTACCTGCGTTTCCTGTGTTTTGCCATGATATTCCTCTTCAATGCAATGATGTGGACGCTGTTTGTAAAGTCACTCAGGAAATGTTCGTCATCACTTGAAGCGACCCTCATCAACACTGCTACAAACTTTTTCGTATCT GGCGTTATGGGACAGATGCTGTTTGGCGAGACGATGTCACTTCTTTGGTGGTTTGGAGCTTCACTCATCGTTATTGGCTTACTGTTCGTGCACAGAGGTACGGCAGCCAGCGAAGAGAGCAGTGAAGAAAGTGCAAAAGCTAAATCCGAATGA
- the LOC139147449 gene encoding ER membrane protein complex subunit 8-like — MAEIIMSIRAYSKIVFHAAKYPHCSVNGVLLADKKKLKENKSVIYVDAIPLFHLALGLAPMLEVALTRIDSYCKLTGSVVAGYYQANEHLHDSEMNAIAVKIADKIRENATEAYVFMVDNRKMSADCKDIALKLFSYQENKNEWKSKDIASITLEDDEKCLAITSDLLRSKLQKDLVDFDNHLDDISLDWLNQDINSIINQCL, encoded by the exons ATGGCGGAGATTATTATGAGCATACGAGCGTACTCAAAAATTGTGTTTCATGCCGCAAAATATCCCCACTGTTCGGTAAACGGCGTATTATTGGCAGATAAAAAGAAACTCAAAGAAAACAAGTCGGTAATTTACGTAGACGCGATTCCGCTTTTCCATTTGGCATTGGGTCTGGCTCCGATGTTAGAGGTTGCATTGACGAGG ATTGATTCATATTGTAAATTAACAGGCAGTGTCGTAGCGGGATATTACCAAGCAAATGAACATCTCCATGACTCTGA AATGAACGCCATCGCAGTAAAAATTGCAGacaaaatcagagaaaatgcaACAGAGGCATATGTGTTTATG gtTGACAACAGAAAAATGTCTGCAGATTGTAAAGATATAGCACTAAAATTATTCTCGtaccaagaaaacaaaaatgaatggAAATCAAAAGACATTGCCAG CATCACACTGGAAGATGATGAAAAGTGCCTTGCCATAACGTCAGATTTACTGCGATCCAAGCTACAGAAGGACTTAGTGGACTTTGACAATCATCTGGATGATATTTCCCTGGACTGGCTCAATCAAGACATCAACAGCATCATAAACCAGTGTTTATAG